A stretch of Candidatus Rokuibacteriota bacterium DNA encodes these proteins:
- the ppsA gene encoding phosphoenolpyruvate synthase has protein sequence MISYIRWFRDIRLADVPLVGGKTASLGELYGELGAAGVRGPDGFAITAEAYRALLDANGLRERVATILKGVTGEDVAALAAAGAELRGLVEAAALPPGLEEDVIAAYRALAREYGSDLPAVAVRSSATAEDLPQASFAGQHESYLGVRGEAALLAACRCCFASIFTDRAIVYRIQNGFDHLSVLLSVAVQKMVASERASSGVMFTVDPDSGFPDVVLINGAFGLGEAVVQGQLDPDEFLIFKPTLRTGHQALLRRKIVRKTWKLIAGVGGQAERAEVPVEAQLLASLTDSEVLELGRFAVAIEEHYSRKVGRSLPMDIEWAKDADDGRLYILQARPETVHRAERRAVIEVFSLQPGIAPERLASGAAIGQRIGVGPTRFLRDPRDLEAFRAGEVLVASMTDPDWEPIMKRAAAIVTDRGGRTCHAAIVSRELGVPCVVGTGNGTEVLRDGQVVTVSCAEGETGSVYRGALPFERRQVDLAALPRPATKVMLNVGNPGEAFRLATLPNDGVGLARIEFIIGSFVRTHPLALLYPERVRDPKVRAEIDALTQGYADRGEYFVDRLAEGVGIIAAAFYPKDVIVRLSDFKSNEYAGLLGGRDFEPVEGNPMLGFRGAFRYAHPRYRDAFGLECRALRRVRERMGLTNVKLMIPFCRTPREGQRVLELLAADGLTRGENGLEVYVMAEIPSNAILVDEFAALFDGFSIGSNDLTQLVLGVDRDSELVAPEFDERNPAVLSAIGAIIDGARRAGRKVGICGQAPSDYPDMVRFLVGRGITSISLNPDAVVRGLEAVAAAEADLGVQPGVPLVKGGRA, from the coding sequence ATGATCTCCTACATTCGCTGGTTTCGGGATATCCGGCTGGCCGACGTTCCGCTCGTCGGCGGGAAGACCGCCTCGCTTGGGGAGCTCTACGGTGAGCTGGGTGCTGCGGGGGTGCGCGGTCCCGACGGGTTTGCTATCACGGCCGAGGCCTACCGGGCGCTGCTTGACGCCAACGGTCTCCGGGAGCGCGTTGCCACGATTCTCAAGGGAGTGACGGGCGAGGACGTGGCGGCCCTGGCCGCTGCCGGCGCGGAGCTGCGCGGACTCGTAGAGGCGGCCGCACTGCCGCCGGGCCTCGAGGAAGACGTCATCGCGGCCTACCGGGCCCTGGCGCGCGAGTACGGGTCTGATCTACCCGCCGTGGCGGTCCGGTCGAGCGCGACCGCGGAAGACCTTCCACAGGCGAGCTTCGCCGGCCAGCACGAGAGCTACTTGGGCGTCCGCGGGGAGGCGGCGCTCCTGGCCGCCTGTCGGTGCTGCTTTGCCTCGATCTTCACCGACCGGGCCATCGTCTACCGCATCCAGAACGGGTTCGACCACCTGAGCGTGCTGCTGTCGGTCGCGGTACAGAAAATGGTGGCTTCGGAGCGTGCCTCCTCGGGCGTCATGTTCACGGTGGATCCGGACAGTGGCTTCCCGGACGTGGTGCTCATCAACGGGGCCTTCGGGCTGGGGGAGGCGGTGGTGCAGGGGCAGCTCGATCCCGATGAGTTCCTGATCTTCAAGCCGACGCTTCGCACCGGCCACCAGGCCCTGCTCAGACGGAAGATCGTCCGCAAGACGTGGAAGCTCATCGCGGGAGTCGGCGGGCAAGCCGAGCGTGCAGAGGTACCGGTGGAAGCGCAGCTTTTGGCGAGCCTCACCGATAGCGAGGTGTTGGAACTCGGCCGCTTTGCGGTGGCCATCGAGGAGCACTACTCGCGCAAGGTTGGGCGGTCGCTCCCCATGGACATCGAGTGGGCCAAGGATGCCGATGATGGCCGGCTCTACATCCTCCAGGCACGACCCGAGACGGTGCACCGCGCCGAGCGGCGGGCCGTGATCGAGGTCTTCTCGCTGCAACCCGGGATCGCGCCTGAGCGGCTGGCGAGCGGGGCGGCCATCGGCCAGCGTATCGGCGTGGGTCCGACGCGGTTCCTCCGTGACCCACGCGACCTCGAAGCCTTCCGGGCCGGCGAGGTGCTCGTGGCCTCCATGACCGACCCCGACTGGGAGCCGATCATGAAGCGCGCCGCGGCCATCGTGACCGACCGTGGCGGCCGCACCTGTCACGCGGCCATCGTCAGCCGCGAGCTGGGCGTGCCGTGCGTGGTCGGCACCGGCAACGGCACCGAGGTGTTGCGCGACGGCCAGGTGGTTACCGTGTCCTGTGCCGAGGGGGAGACCGGATCCGTGTATCGCGGGGCCCTGCCGTTCGAACGCCGGCAGGTCGACCTCGCGGCGCTGCCCAGACCCGCGACCAAGGTGATGCTCAATGTCGGCAACCCGGGCGAGGCCTTCCGGCTGGCCACGCTGCCCAACGACGGCGTAGGGCTCGCCCGGATCGAGTTCATCATCGGCAGCTTCGTGCGCACCCACCCACTCGCCCTCCTCTACCCGGAGCGCGTGCGCGATCCCAAGGTTCGAGCGGAGATCGATGCGCTGACCCAAGGATATGCGGATCGTGGGGAGTACTTCGTGGACCGCCTGGCGGAAGGGGTGGGGATCATCGCCGCCGCCTTCTACCCCAAGGATGTGATCGTGCGCCTTTCGGACTTCAAGTCCAACGAATACGCGGGCCTTCTCGGAGGGCGGGACTTCGAGCCGGTGGAAGGCAATCCCATGCTCGGTTTCCGGGGCGCCTTCCGCTACGCGCACCCGCGGTACCGGGACGCCTTCGGGCTCGAGTGCCGCGCCCTGCGCCGGGTTCGCGAGCGGATGGGGCTCACCAATGTGAAGCTCATGATCCCGTTCTGCCGAACGCCTCGGGAAGGCCAGCGCGTGCTCGAGCTGCTGGCCGCCGACGGGCTCACGCGTGGGGAGAACGGCCTCGAGGTCTACGTGATGGCCGAGATCCCCTCCAACGCGATCCTGGTCGACGAATTCGCCGCCCTGTTCGACGGCTTCTCTATCGGGTCAAACGATCTCACCCAGCTGGTGCTGGGGGTGGACCGGGACTCGGAGCTGGTCGCGCCCGAGTTCGACGAGCGCAACCCCGCCGTGCTCAGCGCGATCGGCGCGATCATCGACGGGGCGCGGCGGGCAGGGCGGAAGGTGGGGATCTGCGGCCAGGCGCCGAGCGACTATCCCGACATGGTTCGATTCCTCGTGGGGAGAGGGATCACCAGCATCTCGCTGAATCCAGACGCGGTGGTGCGCGGCCTGGAAGCCGTCGCAGCAGCCGAGGCTGACCTTGGTGTCCAGCCCGGAGTGCCTTTGGTGAAGGGCGGCCGGGCATAA